The following coding sequences are from one Thermoplasmatales archaeon window:
- a CDS encoding PKD domain-containing protein yields the protein MNKIAIILAILLFLPSISLAKDKMEIKYSFSQPVLKKIMCNNILYDEVYLEKSSTYGNSGEPALPAYPSYILLPQGKYVKKINAFAGEKISLGKGYNLMPVEKSIPLGSEKIFPFKNFNLNVYPGKIFTEIGTYSFRGYNILVLAIHPVQYIPSSGEIFYYKEITIEVELCEGKVNPLFRGVEKDKKEVVKKVDNPEVLNTYKTNDLSQSYELLIITNKKLESNFNELKEYKESRGIKTIVEKIEDIGYDADKLRDYIRNAYINYGIEYVLLGGDIDIIPAKMLWVYGLDENVDPYETFMPTDLYYACLDGTFNYDKDDKWGEPTDGENGKDVDLIAEVYVGRACVNSLQEAKNFVEKTIEYDKTKIDEIYLNEICLAGEYLGDYGIASYGGNYLEQLIGECNDDGYSTKGIPLSYNITKLYDGEDGYWNKEDILNVINRGTHMIHHLGHSSTNYNMRLMPEDVEGLENNKYCLIYSQGCYAGAFDYDDCMAEYLTKSENGAFACIMNARYGFFWSYRTDGDSQRYHREFVDAIFGEKIFSIGKANQDSKEDNLYLINRSMMRWCYYQLNLFGDPSINLHVNSPPEKPQKPAGSNKGRIKNEYSFSTFAIDAEGDAIYYKWNWGDGNVSDWIGPFIANETVNATHSWEKRGIYIVKVIAKDEYGGISEWSEPASISIPIFRENIFLKILEAIFKLMNLL from the coding sequence ATGAATAAAATTGCAATAATATTAGCAATACTTCTTTTTCTCCCTAGCATAAGTTTGGCAAAGGATAAAATGGAAATAAAATATTCATTTTCTCAACCTGTTTTAAAAAAAATTATGTGCAATAACATCTTATATGATGAGGTATATCTGGAAAAATCTTCTACTTATGGAAATTCTGGTGAGCCCGCTCTGCCTGCATACCCTTCATATATTCTTTTACCCCAAGGTAAATATGTCAAAAAAATAAATGCATTTGCAGGAGAAAAAATTTCTCTTGGAAAGGGGTATAATTTGATGCCCGTTGAAAAATCCATTCCTTTAGGAAGTGAAAAAATCTTTCCATTTAAAAATTTCAATTTAAATGTTTATCCTGGAAAAATTTTTACTGAAATAGGAACATATTCTTTCAGGGGCTATAATATCCTTGTGCTCGCCATTCATCCAGTGCAATATATACCTTCTTCTGGAGAAATTTTTTACTACAAGGAGATAACAATTGAAGTTGAATTATGCGAAGGAAAAGTTAATCCTCTTTTCAGAGGAGTTGAAAAGGATAAAAAAGAAGTGGTTAAAAAAGTGGATAATCCCGAAGTTTTAAATACATATAAAACGAATGATTTGTCTCAATCATATGAGCTATTAATTATTACAAATAAAAAACTTGAAAGCAATTTTAATGAATTGAAAGAATATAAGGAAAGCAGGGGGATAAAAACAATTGTTGAAAAAATTGAAGATATTGGGTATGATGCAGATAAATTAAGGGATTATATAAGAAATGCCTATATTAACTATGGAATTGAATATGTTTTGCTCGGTGGGGATATAGATATTATTCCAGCAAAAATGCTATGGGTTTATGGACTTGATGAAAATGTTGACCCCTATGAAACTTTTATGCCAACTGATTTATACTATGCTTGTCTTGATGGGACATTCAATTATGATAAGGATGATAAATGGGGTGAGCCAACAGATGGGGAGAATGGCAAGGATGTAGATTTAATTGCAGAGGTATATGTTGGGAGGGCTTGTGTAAATAGTTTGCAGGAAGCAAAAAATTTTGTGGAAAAAACAATAGAATATGATAAAACAAAAATAGATGAGATTTATCTGAATGAAATATGTCTTGCTGGTGAATATCTTGGAGATTATGGAATTGCAAGTTATGGAGGAAATTATCTTGAGCAACTCATAGGAGAGTGCAATGATGACGGATATAGCACAAAAGGAATACCTTTAAGCTATAATATAACAAAATTGTATGATGGTGAAGATGGCTACTGGAATAAAGAAGATATTTTAAATGTTATAAATAGAGGAACCCATATGATACATCACCTCGGGCATTCAAGCACAAACTATAACATGAGATTAATGCCGGAAGATGTTGAAGGGCTTGAAAATAATAAATATTGCCTCATTTATTCGCAGGGTTGCTATGCGGGGGCATTTGATTATGACGATTGCATGGCAGAATATCTCACAAAAAGTGAGAATGGAGCATTTGCTTGCATAATGAACGCTCGCTATGGCTTTTTCTGGTCATATCGCACAGACGGTGATTCGCAGCGCTACCATCGTGAGTTTGTTGATGCAATTTTTGGAGAGAAAATATTCAGTATAGGCAAGGCAAATCAGGATTCAAAAGAGGATAACCTATATTTAATAAATCGCTCGATGATGAGATGGTGCTACTACCAGCTAAATCTTTTCGGTGACCCTTCCATAAATCTGCATGTGAATAGCCCGCCAGAAAAGCCGCAGAAGCCAGCTGGCTCAAACAAAGGAAGAATAAAAAACGAATATTCTTTTTCAACATTTGCAATTGATGCAGAAGGAGATGCAATTTATTATAAATGGAACTGGGGAGATGGAAATGTGAGCGATTGGATTGGTCCCTTCATTGCAAATGAAACTGTAAATGCAACTCATTCATGGGAAAAGAGAGGGATTTATATTGTAAAAGTTATAGCAAAGGATGAATATGGAGGAATAAGTGAATGGAGTGAGCCAGCGAGCATTTCAATACCAATTTTCAGAGAGAATATTTTTTTGAAAATATTAGAGGCGATATTTAAATTAATGAATTTATTATGA
- a CDS encoding histidine--tRNA ligase gives MIEKPRGTRDFPPEEMKKRRAIEKKLREIFERYGYEEIMTPTIEHLELFTLKSGEGIIEETYAFEDKAGRKLALRPELTAPAMRMYVERYQMEAKPIKFYYFGNCFRYDRPQQARYREFWQFGCELIGSETPEAIAELIALAYNSLKEAGLKKIVLRVGNLDILRRFLDGIGGNFPEIMRLIDKKDFESLKKKIDKFDEFMDFIKINDLNELKFEEAKRMKEIIEYIEVFGIPYNIDLSIARGLEYYIGTVFEIDAPSLGAEKQICGGGEYSIVPILGGKKIPTSGFAIGFDRVLIALERENFKIDGNGEKFYVAYIGEMLKEALNLANKLRKNGLRIDVELMRRNISKSLEFADKKGIKKVIIVAPDEWKKGKIILKNLESGEQKELKIEEIEKHLISS, from the coding sequence ATGATTGAAAAACCTCGCGGAACAAGGGACTTTCCTCCAGAAGAAATGAAAAAAAGAAGGGCAATTGAGAAAAAGCTGAGAGAAATATTTGAGAGATATGGATATGAGGAAATAATGACCCCCACAATAGAGCATCTCGAACTTTTTACCCTGAAATCTGGAGAAGGAATAATAGAAGAAACATATGCCTTTGAGGACAAGGCGGGAAGAAAGCTCGCCCTGCGCCCCGAGCTGACGGCGCCAGCCATGAGGATGTATGTTGAGAGGTATCAGATGGAAGCAAAGCCAATCAAGTTTTATTATTTTGGAAATTGCTTTAGGTATGACAGACCTCAGCAGGCGAGATACAGGGAATTCTGGCAATTTGGTTGCGAGCTTATAGGGAGTGAAACGCCGGAGGCAATTGCAGAGCTTATAGCACTTGCATATAACTCACTGAAAGAAGCGGGGTTGAAAAAAATTGTGCTAAGGGTAGGAAATCTTGATATTTTAAGGAGATTTCTTGATGGAATAGGGGGAAATTTTCCGGAGATAATGAGGCTTATAGATAAAAAGGATTTTGAATCGCTCAAGAAAAAAATTGATAAGTTTGATGAATTCATGGATTTTATAAAAATAAATGATTTAAATGAACTGAAATTTGAAGAAGCAAAAAGAATGAAGGAGATAATTGAATATATTGAAGTTTTTGGTATTCCATATAATATTGATTTGTCAATAGCAAGAGGTCTTGAGTATTACATTGGAACTGTTTTTGAAATAGATGCTCCCTCACTTGGAGCGGAAAAACAGATATGTGGGGGAGGAGAATATAGCATTGTCCCAATTCTTGGAGGAAAAAAAATTCCTACAAGTGGTTTTGCAATCGGTTTTGATAGAGTTTTGATTGCTCTTGAAAGAGAAAATTTTAAGATAGATGGAAATGGGGAAAAATTTTATGTAGCATATATAGGAGAGATGCTCAAGGAAGCTTTAAATCTTGCAAATAAGCTCAGAAAAAATGGACTAAGAATTGATGTTGAATTGATGAGGAGGAATATTTCAAAATCTCTTGAATTTGCTGATAAAAAAGGAATAAAAAAAGTAATTATTGTTGCACCGGATGAATGGAAAAAGGGAAAAATTATTTTAAAAAATCTTGAAAGCGGTGAGCAGAAAGAATTAAAAATTGAGGAAATTGAAAAGCATCTTATTTCTTCCTAA
- a CDS encoding NfeD family protein, with protein sequence MAKIVIFIALIVAIIFLYPLIFCSKISTAISLAIILIFILFFLFIIYKILKIWGKKPEIGLLIGEECEAYENIKAGKDGKILFRGELWNAISEEDVKKGEKLVITGKDGYRLIVRKK encoded by the coding sequence ATGGCTAAAATAGTGATATTTATTGCATTAATAGTGGCTATAATATTCCTCTATCCCTTAATATTTTGCTCCAAAATTTCAACAGCAATATCGCTGGCAATAATTCTTATCTTTATCTTATTCTTCCTTTTTATAATTTACAAAATATTAAAAATATGGGGAAAGAAGCCAGAAATAGGTTTGCTAATAGGAGAGGAATGCGAGGCATATGAAAATATAAAAGCTGGAAAAGATGGAAAGATTTTATTCAGAGGGGAGTTATGGAATGCAATTTCTGAAGAAGATGTTAAAAAAGGAGAGAAACTTGTTATCACTGGAAAGGATGGCTACCGCCTTATTGTTAGGAAGAAATAA